GCCTCGTTCTTCTGTGGGACCTCGACCACGCTGGGGCAGATGATCCTCTTCCGCATCCTCCAAGGGGCGGGCGGCGCCGCGCTCCTCTCGACCGCGCAGGCGACCCTCCGGGAGATCTTTCCCCCGCAAGAGCAAGGCCTTGTCCAGGCGATCTTTCTGATCGGGATCGTGGTCGCCCCGACAGTCGGCCCGACCCTCGGAGGCTGGATCACCGACAACTACAACTGGAACTGGATCTTCTACATCAACATTCCCCTCGGCTTGCTGGCACTGCTCCCCGTGACCGCGTTTCTGGAGGACTCGCCGTTTGGCCGTGGCAAGCGGCCGGCGGACTGGCTGGGGATTGGCCTGCTGACCGTGGGGCTGGGGTGCCTGCAGTATGTCCTGGAAGAGGGCAACAAGGACGACTGGTTCCAGAGCGAGCTGATCGTCAAGCTCACCGCGATTGGGACTATCGCCTTGGTCGCGCTGGTCTTCTGGCAGCTCTCGCCCAAGAACACCGCGCCGGTCGTGGACTTCAAGGTGCTCCAGAACCAGCAGCTCCGCGCCACACTCGTGCTCTTTCTGGTGCTGGGCTTTGGGCTCTACGGCGGGATCTTCCTCTACCCGCTTTTCACCCAGCTCGTGCTCGGGCTGACTCCCACGGCCAGCGGGCTCTCGCTCATGCCCGGCGGCTTTGCGACCATGGTCTCCGCGCTGATCTGTGGACGTCTCCAAGGCAAGGCCGACCCGCGGGTCTTGATCTGGATTGGGATGATCCTGTTCTGCTTCTCGATGTGGAACCTAGGGCACCTCTCGACCCTGATCGGCACCGACAGCCTGACCTTCACGTTGATTATCCGCGGCTTTGGGCTAGGCTTTCTCTTCACCCCGATCAACCAGATCGCCTTCTCCGTGCTCAAGCCCCAGGAAGTGCAGCAGGCGGCGGGGCTGATCTCGCTGACACGCCAGCTCGGCGGCTCGCTGGGGATCGCGATCCTTGGCACCTACCTGACCAACCAGACCCGCTTCCACCAGGCCATGCTCTCCGAGTCGCTCCACGCGGGAAACGCC
This genomic interval from Armatimonas rosea contains the following:
- a CDS encoding DHA2 family efflux MFS transporter permease subunit codes for the protein MMPSTVSPYRWWILLGLWASAVMEVLDTTIVNVSLPQMAGNLNATTQEIAWVATGYILSNVVVLPMTAFLAGRFGRRNYLIASIVLFIVASFFCGTSTTLGQMILFRILQGAGGAALLSTAQATLREIFPPQEQGLVQAIFLIGIVVAPTVGPTLGGWITDNYNWNWIFYINIPLGLLALLPVTAFLEDSPFGRGKRPADWLGIGLLTVGLGCLQYVLEEGNKDDWFQSELIVKLTAIGTIALVALVFWQLSPKNTAPVVDFKVLQNQQLRATLVLFLVLGFGLYGGIFLYPLFTQLVLGLTPTASGLSLMPGGFATMVSALICGRLQGKADPRVLIWIGMILFCFSMWNLGHLSTLIGTDSLTFTLIIRGFGLGFLFTPINQIAFSVLKPQEVQQAAGLISLTRQLGGSLGIAILGTYLTNQTRFHQAMLSESLHAGNAALAERQSALAANLVAHGMSPVLAKGAALGGIARQVGLQAQTMGFNDGFFLILLSFAAAAPIVLRFKRPVPAQTGRGGGGGGH